One segment of Panicum virgatum strain AP13 chromosome 3K, P.virgatum_v5, whole genome shotgun sequence DNA contains the following:
- the LOC120698934 gene encoding beta-glucosidase 22-like isoform X1, producing the protein MGGPSRICRHFLALLSLQLLLVAPWQGETAARALNFTRQDFPRDFVFGAGTSAYQYEGATDEDGRSPSIWDTFTHAGRMPDKSTGDLGADGYHKYKDDVKLMSDTGLEAYRFSISWSRLIPRGRGPINPKGLEYYNNLINELVKRGIEIHVTLYHLDFPQILEDEYHGWLSPRVVEDFAAYADACFREFGDRVRHWTTMDEPNVISIASYDSGAFPPCRCSAPFGINCTAGNSTVEPYIVGHNSILAHAAAVKLYREKYQATQKGFVGMNLYSFWSYPFSSSPADVAATQRSFDFMIGWILNPLVYGDYPEIMKRIVGSRLPKFTKEQSEMIRGTADFIGINHYTSVYVSDRSNSADTGLRDYNGDLAATFRFSRNDPPTGQFVPVNMPADPQGLQCMLEYLSNSYKNVPVYVQENGYGALFNDSIEDHKRVEYLSGYIGSTVTALRNGANVKGYFVWSFLDVFELLAGYYSRYGLYHVDFMDPELPRQPKLSAQWYSKFLRSEIRINIESMTSTDASSHAEQ; encoded by the exons ATGGGGGGCCCTTCTCGTATCTGCAGGCACTTCCTCGCCCTCCTGTCTCTCCAGCTGCTTCTTGTGGCGCCATGGCAGGGAGAGACGGCGGCTCGAGCTCTCAACTTCACGAGGCAGGATTTCCCCCGGGACTTCGTCTTTGGGGCCGGCACATCGGCGTATCAG taCGAGGGGGCAACCGATGAAGACGGAAGGAGCCCAAGCATCTGGGACACTTTCACTCATGCAG GCAGGATGCCGGACAAGAGCACTGGAGATCTGGGCGCAGACGGCTACCACAAATACAAG GATGATGTGAAGTTGATGAGTGATACTGGCCTGGAGGCCTACCGCTTCTCCATTTCCTGGTCCAGGCTTATTCCAA GAGGAAGAGGGCCCATCAACCCAAAGGGGCTCGAGTATTACAACAACCTGATAAACGAGCTGGTAAAACGGG GAATTGAGATACATGTGACCCTGTACCACCTGGATTTCCCTCAGATCCTGGAGGACGAGTACCACGGGTGGCTGAGCCCCAGGGTCGT GGAGGACTTCGCGGCGTACGCGGACGCGTGCTTCCGGGAGTTCGGCGACCGGGTGAGGCACTGGACCACCATGGACGAGCCCAACGTGATCTCCATCGCCTCCTACGACAGCGGCGCCTTCCCGCCCTGCCGCTGCTCCGCGCCGTTCGGCATCAACTGCACCGCCGGGAACTCCACCGTCGAGCCCTACATCGTCGGCCACAACTccatcctggcacacgccgccgccgtcaagctCTACCGAGAAAAGTACCAG GCCACGCAGAAGGGCTTCGTTGGCATGAACCTCTACAGCTTCTGGAGCTACCCCTTCTCGTCGAGCCCCGCTGACGTCGCGGCGACTCAGAGATCATTCGACTTCATGATTGGTTG GATCCTAAACCCATTGGTATATGGAGACTATCCTGAAATTATGAAGAGGATAGTTGGGTCCCGGCTCCCCAAGTTCACCAAAGAACAGTCGGAGATGATCCGTGGGACGGCTGATTTCATTGGCATAAACCACTACACCTCAGTGTATGTTAGCGATCGATCCAACAGCGCAGATACCGGGCTCCGGGACTACAATGGTGATCTGGCCGCTACCTTCAGAT TTTCTCGCAATGATCCACCCACTGGTCAG TTTGTTCCAGTCAACATGCCTGCTGATCCACAGGGTCTGCAATGTATGCTCGAGTACCTCAGCAACAGTTACAAGAACGTTCCTGTCTATGTACAGGAAAATG GATATGGGGCGTTGTTCAATGACTCAATTGAGGACCATAAGAGAGTAGAGTACTTGAGTGGTTACATTGGCAGCACCGTCACTGCACTAAG GAATGGAGCTAATGTGAAGGGCTATTTTGTATGGTCATTCCTGGATGTATTTGAGCTGCTGGCAGGCTATTATTCACGATACGGTCTCTATCATGTTGATTTTATGGACCCAGAGCTGCCAAGGCAGCCGAAACTCTCTGCCCAGTGGTACTCCAAATTCTTGAGGAGTGAGATCAGAATAAACATAGAAAGCATGACCAGTACTGATGCAAGCTCACATGCTGAGCAATAA
- the LOC120698934 gene encoding beta-glucosidase 22-like isoform X2 — translation MGGPSRICRHFLALLSLQLLLVAPWQGETAARALNFTRQDFPRDFVFGAGTSAYQYEGATDEDGRSPSIWDTFTHAGRMPDKSTGDLGADGYHKYKDDVKLMSDTGLEAYRFSISWSRLIPRGRGPINPKGLEYYNNLINELVKRGIEIHVTLYHLDFPQILEDEYHGWLSPRVVEDFAAYADACFREFGDRVRHWTTMDEPNVISIASYDSGAFPPCRCSAPFGINCTAGNSTVEPYIVGHNSILAHAAAVKLYREKYQATQKGFVGMNLYSFWSYPFSSSPADVAATQRSFDFMIGWILNPLVYGDYPEIMKRIVGSRLPKFTKEQSEMIRGTADFIGINHYTSVYVSDRSNSADTGLRDYNGDLAATFRFSRNDPPTGQDMGRCSMTQLRTIRE, via the exons ATGGGGGGCCCTTCTCGTATCTGCAGGCACTTCCTCGCCCTCCTGTCTCTCCAGCTGCTTCTTGTGGCGCCATGGCAGGGAGAGACGGCGGCTCGAGCTCTCAACTTCACGAGGCAGGATTTCCCCCGGGACTTCGTCTTTGGGGCCGGCACATCGGCGTATCAG taCGAGGGGGCAACCGATGAAGACGGAAGGAGCCCAAGCATCTGGGACACTTTCACTCATGCAG GCAGGATGCCGGACAAGAGCACTGGAGATCTGGGCGCAGACGGCTACCACAAATACAAG GATGATGTGAAGTTGATGAGTGATACTGGCCTGGAGGCCTACCGCTTCTCCATTTCCTGGTCCAGGCTTATTCCAA GAGGAAGAGGGCCCATCAACCCAAAGGGGCTCGAGTATTACAACAACCTGATAAACGAGCTGGTAAAACGGG GAATTGAGATACATGTGACCCTGTACCACCTGGATTTCCCTCAGATCCTGGAGGACGAGTACCACGGGTGGCTGAGCCCCAGGGTCGT GGAGGACTTCGCGGCGTACGCGGACGCGTGCTTCCGGGAGTTCGGCGACCGGGTGAGGCACTGGACCACCATGGACGAGCCCAACGTGATCTCCATCGCCTCCTACGACAGCGGCGCCTTCCCGCCCTGCCGCTGCTCCGCGCCGTTCGGCATCAACTGCACCGCCGGGAACTCCACCGTCGAGCCCTACATCGTCGGCCACAACTccatcctggcacacgccgccgccgtcaagctCTACCGAGAAAAGTACCAG GCCACGCAGAAGGGCTTCGTTGGCATGAACCTCTACAGCTTCTGGAGCTACCCCTTCTCGTCGAGCCCCGCTGACGTCGCGGCGACTCAGAGATCATTCGACTTCATGATTGGTTG GATCCTAAACCCATTGGTATATGGAGACTATCCTGAAATTATGAAGAGGATAGTTGGGTCCCGGCTCCCCAAGTTCACCAAAGAACAGTCGGAGATGATCCGTGGGACGGCTGATTTCATTGGCATAAACCACTACACCTCAGTGTATGTTAGCGATCGATCCAACAGCGCAGATACCGGGCTCCGGGACTACAATGGTGATCTGGCCGCTACCTTCAGAT TTTCTCGCAATGATCCACCCACTGGTCAG GATATGGGGCGTTGTTCAATGACTCAATTGAGGACCATAAGAGAGTAG
- the LOC120700830 gene encoding proline-rich protein HaeIII subfamily 1-like: MDLSSAPPRSSFMPQPPLGHADGGPCIPAAPPPAPRPPYPAALPSRPSSHATLGYPAPWMSCHPEGGALHGHHRRRALAGEPRSGPGPGPVPAGPHSAAPAGEPATPSPEPAPFPILKVEDGHGHGRRRWEQERREKGEV; encoded by the coding sequence ATGGACCtcagctccgcgccgccccggtccTCGTTCATGCCCCAACCGCCGCTTGGCCACGCCGACGGCGGACCCTGCAtccccgccgcccctccaccggcccCACGCCCTCCCTACCCAGCCGCGCTGCCGTCAAGACCGTCGTCCCACGCGACCCTCGGCTACCCCGCTCCCTGGATGTCATGCCACCCCGAGGGCGGCGCCCtccatggccaccaccgccggcgcgcccTGGCGGGCGAGCCTCGCTCCGGTCCTGGTCCCGGTCCAGTGCCCGCGggcccgcacagcgccgccccggccggcgagccggcgacccCCTCGCCCGAGCCTGCCCCCTTCCCCATTCTCAAGGTTGAagatggccatggccatgggcgGCGACGTTGGgagcaagagaggagggagaagggagaggtgtgA